atcatggaccaattaggctcaataaatttgtctcgcgaaatagtccaagagtatggggtgagttttattaatagtctatatttaatacttctaattagtgtccaaacattcgatgtgacagagacttaaaaaaattgggagaaacaaacaaccccttagttagtaataaaaaataatgaaggtCCACATGCTCTTACCCATCTTCCTACCTCTATCTCTCTCAATgctcgatggtggcaaccacatgggggagaggagaggaggtctgacggcggtggcgagtTGAAGGGCACAAGGTGGTTGGGCCGAGCCACCCATGGGCAAGAAGACAGCGGCTGACCGTGTTGCTCCTCATGACGGCGTACATGATGTCTTTGCCTCCTTCCCCCTGACACCTAGTGAAGGGCAAATATGTGCGCATCTGCCTCTCGCCCGCACCCTATGATGGGTATAAAGTAGCTAGGCTGAGATATCCTACCAATGAGAGAAGGCGGCAGACAACCAATAGTGAAGCTTCATGACTAATAGGTGGAGGAGGATGTGGGTGGTAGAGGAGCAactaggtggtggtggggggagGCAGAGCAGTGGAGGGCAAGGAAGAGGATAAGAAGTTTATCGAGGCAGAAGGGAGGAGCATTATAAGAATCACCAACAAACTCCTACCTCCACCTGACATCATTATCATTTGCTTCGGGCTCATCCTCTCTGGCTCACATGCTTATGGCTCGTTGACTATTGCCACCAAGTCAAGCTTGAGCTCACTAGAGAAGGTGTCAGCAAAGGAGCTCAAACTCTCCATAGGGAGGGCgtgggaggaggtggagctcGAGCTCATTCACCCGCTCCCCAAGCTCCTTCACTTGAGCTAGATTGAGGGAGGGAGGCACGGATAGGGAATATCACCGATGGAAGATGGTACCGTCGAGCACACACTTCGCTGTAGCATCGCCCTGACATAGCTTCCACTGCCTCCACCATCGAGCATAGATAGATGGGTGAGGATATGACATATAgaaccattataattttattttctttattgccAACAATATCGGGACCAAGTGTGTTGGGGGGGGGTGGAGCATTGCAATTCATCTGGATTGAAAAGTTGAGGTTCATATCCTTTGTATTGCCTACTAATATATGAGCCTAATAGCACATGCAGTCTACGTATCAGTGCAGTGTTTCAGAAGATTTTATTTCCTGATATTGTAGTTTAGGTGGTAATTCAGACTGTTTCAATATTTAGAGGATAATTcagtctttttctttttttttagtctGGTCGGAGCACCAATCAAATTTATTAAGATGCAGAGCAAATCAGTACAAAGATCAACACATAGGGGACCTTACGTTGGTAATGATCCCGCTAGCCCTGCTATGTTAGTACATATAATTGAGTGCACTTGACGTTGGTAGTGTGATAGCACAGCACTGCGTGTCCTATATTTATTGTGTACTCTATGAGATTGTAATAAGTCATGCAATCtgctttctccttttttgGTGAGTATGAGTATTCTTGTTTGTATCCAAAAAATCCTGACAAGTGGCATAACCCATAAACAATAtccactcaaaaaaaaatgcatgatacttttttttatcagaaataaaaagattaaaacacttaaatttTGGGAGTGTTGGATAAATATAGCCACCGCCAAAATGCATCAATCAATTCATATGCAACATCAACTTGACATCATTTTGCACTTGCACATACCAGAAACTCATTATTCTTCTAAGGAAAATCTTATCTTTCTCAGCTACAGATGCCCTTCTCCTACTTCTAAAAGATAATctcattttaaattttggaacttgattttttttaaaataattgtatagggagttttttttcatccctGTCATTGTCCAGCCAAGTGGAACCTTCTAGTCTGATCTTGACCGCAACCGTGCAGCATTCAAGCAACACACAGCATGTCCGCATCGCACGGCTTGCTGCGGCGCAAGGCAACCGATTAGTCTAGGGATGCCAATTTCTCCGATGAGAGCGGGGGCGGGGTATTTTGGATCCGTTGCGACTTAGGGTCGGAGCTCCTGTTTTGGGATAAGGACAGGAGAGAATTTACACCCGCACGAACCCAAAAAGCCCACTCAGATCAAAATAAACCTTACCTCCTACTCTCTCTAGTTTATCTCTCTCACGTGCGAGCTATGATCACGAGGCGCAACGACTTGACATGGCGGCCAACGTCCTCACCCTTCTCTTAGGTGACTGTGAGTTCTAGTCCCTactccttttttctctcttacattgttttttttacaccAGGCCCTGTCCGATGTTAAGGAATAAGTTAACCCTGTTTTTGCTTCGGGTTGGAGAAGAAGTTTGGGATCGTTCTTGCGCAACCCGATACTGACTCGTCCTGTTGCCAATCCTAGATCAAACCGTGTCAAAAGCTCGATGATGAGAAAAACACATGTTTAGAGTTATTCagaatatatactttttaaaaggATTTTCACTTaaaccattttattttctttaaatctcatgaaatttctccaaatcaaataaaattttgcacacGCGTGGTTAAAATATACGGTAGCGGATCTGTGGTTTCGCACGTCCGGTGTTCGGTGCCTCTCCGACTCATCAAGTCAGGTAATTTGGTAGAGTGCCGTATATACAATTCAAACCTTTTTCTTAACAAAAAGATCAAAtctttatgtaaaaaaaaaagagaatggaTTCGACGTGTACCTCGAAGTGGGGGGTTAGCCTACGACCATTCTCAAGTCGAAATCTCGAGGATGGAGCACACTTGGCACATTTGTGAGGGACCACCGGCcccactgacatgtgggccactGTCAGCTGgagcccacctgtcagtgagtATCGCAACGTTTTATATGAGCAAACGGTTATACCAACGCAATTAAAATGAGCATCGCCTCTCCGCGGCGACTTCGCCTTTTCTCCGTGCAGAGAGGAAATGTCTCCGTCCACCTCcacgagaggaggaggaggaggaggactcctctcgccggcggcggtagtgatcgcggtggtggcggtgctTCTGTCAGCGGCACAGGCGCGGGAGGAGCCGTGCTACCAGCGGCTGTTCAGCTTCGGGGACTCGCTGACGGACACGGGCAACTTCCCCTTCATCTTCGGCAACGACTCCCGCGAGCCGGCGCTCAGGCCGCCCTACGGCGAGACCTTCttccgccgcgccaccgggcGATTCTCCGAtggccgcctcgtcgtcgacttCATCGGTATTCATTCCCGCGGCAAAATTCAGTCCCCCCGCCCACCCCTCTGCGTCGATTGATCGACCGATCGAACGACCGGACTAATCTGAGATTTTGAAATCCGCCGCGTCGACGCAGCTGATGCGCTGGGGCTGCCGTTCGTGCGGCCGTACTGGAGCGGGCGGACCGCGGGGGACTTCGCCCGCGGGGCCAACTTCGCGGTGGGCGGTGCCACGGCGCTCAGACCGGACTTCTTCCGAGCGAGAGGGGTGCCCATGGCCGACATCGTGCACCTCGACATGGAGATGAAGTGGTTCCGCGATCTGCTTGGCCTGCTCTGTCCCGGCGACCTGTCCGGTATGCTGATATAACCCTTCTTCCTTTCCACCAACCTTTGACGTTGTCATCAATTCAACTAGGGAGATGACATCTGAAATCGTGGAAGTAGACTGGTACTTGGTGGGGGTTAATGCCTATGCGTGTCTCGATAGGTTAATGTCTAGAAGTTGCGTGTCTGGATATAAATGGAGGATGGTCTGAAATTCTGAATGTGAAGCATAGAGAAGCAAACGCCAAAAAGGTTAACAAACTGCTCTGAATATAAGCGGGCAGACTGACAGCTACTGAGGCACTCTTTGTCTCAACCTTTTTGTAGCTTTCAGAGGACATGTAAGGTGGAAGTTGACTAGAATCTTGaccagaaaagaaagaaggtcTGATACAGCATTTTCATTATGGTGTGGAAACCATCCTAGTATTTATGCCATTTCAGAAGTGATTTCAGTATGGTCACAAATGAATATACTGGTAGGGACGACAAGTAGTAAACGAGCTGTGACCCTTAAAATGTTTAACTAGCATATAAAGCAGCAATTTCCTTTGAGATATGTAAAGCAGAAGTTGTGATACTTAACAACACCATTTTCAgctataatattattttcatacTGATTCTAAACACTAGTTATTGCACAGGTTGCACGGGCATGATCAATCAATCTCTTTTCTTGGTTGGAGAAATTGGGGGCAATGATTACAACCTACCTCTTCTCAGAGGTGTTTCCATTACAAAGATTCGCAGCTTCACTCCGAGCGTCATTGCCAAAATTTCTTCCACAATCACCGTGAGTTTTATGCCTATGCTACATTTATGTACCTCGAGCTCCTGTATCAATTGGAAGCAGTAGAAAGTTATATGGCTTGTAATGCAACAGAGTTGAGTTTGCAGGAATTGATTGGGCTTGGAGCCAAGACGCTGCTTGTTCCTGGTAACCTCCCAATTGGATGTGTTCCAAACTATCTCATGATATTCAAGAGTGATAAGAAGGAAGATTATGAGCCAGAAACAGGTTGCCTCAGGTGGATGAATGAGTTCTCACAGTACCACAACAAACTTCTTACAGATGAGTTGGAAAAGTTACGCAAGCTTCATCCTGATGTAGCCATCATCTATGCTGATTACTATGGAGCTGCTATGGAAATTTACCTTTCCCCTGAACAATTTGGTGAGTTCAGTTAATTCATTACCGTTTCCACTATGATTTCTTTTGTAAGCTTGACActgtaaattttagttttcaggttacaagaaaaatactttatgtgtCATCTTAAATTCTATTTCCTCGGGGCTTCTCAAACAAAGCAACATTATTATTATCTTGCATCATACATAGGATATCTCTTCCATATATTTGTCATGTCGACTAAGTTATTTTCATCATGTCATGCTTGCAGTCGTATGTCGTTTTCTGATAATGAATCGTttgattataattttctttcgAATGCTCTTTATTTTTCCGTGCCTCAATTGTTTCTAGTATACATTCAGTGCCTAGAGGAGGGGAACTGAAAAGCAATAGCTCCTGACAATACATAAACATTAGACTAATTATGCAATTATTATCGTGTGATATCAGAGCTCTAAAAACACCACAGCTTAACATCAAATAAACAATTTCGTCTAGTAACACCATTTTAGCCTCCCCCCTAATGCCTCTGTCAGATATCTCCATTGCTACCATGGTATGGATACATCATGTGTAGCACAAAATAACATAACACCACTTGTACTGAGTTTAAGATTGAACAAACTATTTGATTTGGCTAGAAAAAGTTGTCTAGAAGGCTTAATGAAGTAAAACACATATTATAGGAAAAGAACATTGTCTCTGATTGTAGCTTCTTTAACATTTCCTAACTGCAGGAATTGAGGATCCTTTGGCAGCTTGCtgtggtggaggaggacagTATGGTGTATCTGGAACTGCAAGATGTGGATACGGTGAATACAAGGTATGCGATGACCCACAAAAGTATGGGTCATGGGATGGTTTCCATCCATCAGAAGCTGCGTACAAGGCCATTGCAATTGGCCTTCTACGGGGTTCATACACACAACCTTCAATTGCTACCACCACCAATTCGTGCCCGCAAATTACTGAGCTCAGTTCTTCTGTTGAATACAAGGTCCTCTATGATTTGTAATTCTgtaactgtattttttttgttattatataGGCAATACGTGTGATTAAAAGGTGTAACGGTTGTGGTGTTTTTTGCCTCATTACAGAACTGCAGAACTGTTCTACACATGACGGCTGTTTCCCAAGTGATTGGTTGGCTcttgtttttccttctctctttttagtCACAACTCATGAGGTCTTATTCGTTGTTGTTGTGTCTCttcctaatttttaaaatttcttatgtGTAGTATTGCTATAATTTAGTTTTCATTGTTCTGTTCTGTGTATAGTGAAAGGATTAGGGTTAAAAAAGGAGATAATCAGATAACTACATTCTTTGGTCACCGTGGCTGCACGGCTGATGCGTGATGTCGATTCTTCCTTTCGTTTTTCTCGTAGATGACATTTATTAGTAACGACATTGTATAAAAACCATGCAATTTCGAGTCAGCTTTATTCATCACTCTTATTTGTGTCCACTCTCCTCACAAGTGCCATATTCCATAAGGACCATAAGTAAGAACCTCTCAAACATGCATGAGATATCCGGggcatctttttgcttatggtTATACTTGTAgcaacaatttaaattttaaaacttaaatttggagtgagctttgatgttttttcattatagtttattttttagcctttgcttttcGTCGCTAagaaaaagtatataaaaattttacctataaattatccTTTAATAGCTAATAAGCCGCTTTGCTTATTTTTcctataagccaaaagataaccaacatattaatattaataaagtactccttcaatttcaaaatatagaatGTATTTTGGTTCGTTACAACAAGAGTTTGATTGAAGAAATACTTTAGtaggatataatttttatggcactattcttatttaaaaatattttcttatgattatactTTTGTGTCATAAAAACTATATCTTAATGGAGtaatatttagttaaattCTTGTCCTAACGAAACAAAACACACcacattttgaaatggagggagtaatcaAAAAGAAGACCTGCATTCATCTCATGGCCTAAAAATCcccaaatattaaaaaaactaagaatacaatccaaatataaatacaaatttagaataaaaatagataaaaagtaaaaaaaacgaGTCACCACGTTCATTCTCATGGCCTAAAAAGACCcacattaatttaaaaaaataaaaaaatagatccaactagaaatacaaattcaaaataaaaataagaaaatcatTAAAGCctatttagaaatatgatttagagaaatataaattcagataaaaattaaaaatgttgAGAGAAACGTCCTTTGGAAGGCCTAGTGTGTTATGAAAGTCAAGGCTTTTGCATGGCTTTTATTTTGTGACATGCTGAACACACGATATATGTTTGATAGAAGACATTGTGCAAAGGAGGATGAGGATCTCTCCTGCCCCTTATGTCCTGGAGGACAGAGGGAAACTTGACTTCATCTCTTTTTTACGTGCCCTTTTAGTATAATATGTTGGAAATCTTTGGAAATTGTTTGAATCATAATTTGGGGAGTTCTTTCACAGGGTAACTATTGCAAGATGGAGGTTCAGTAGAAAGGAGAAAGGGCttctttgaaattttctttttagggCACGCATAGTGCTCGCCACGTAGGAGTTGGTCTACCAGGTCAGCATGGACCATGCCCCAACCAGGGTGTGCGTCCCTTGCCCAGGGCACGGTAGCTCtatgagagagaggagagagatgaccgagaaaggaggagagagaggaagccGACCGAGAAAGACGGAGGAGCTCAGCGGCGACCGCCACTCCGCCAGGTCGGGCACGCCGAGGGCGGCCACCGCTGCTGACGCCGCTGCGAATAGGGATGGCAATTCGGGTACTGGTACCGAGTACCCGTCAGGTACTCGACGGGTACGGGTACGGGTACGATTTTTTACCATCGGGTAGTACCCGTACCCGATCTGAATCGACGCGGGTACAAGTACGGGTATTTTTCTCCACTCGCACATAACCCGTTGGGTACCCGAACGTAGCCcacatattaaattttgtctaaaaacttattatgttattcatgtaatatttgtgatgtacttcattttagctaaaaactttGATATGACCTATGTCTTAAACTTTTGACGTGTGATGAAATATTGAATGGTTAAATTAGAATATCAGATAATGTGCTATGTGTTGTTATTATTGTTatgattagtttgttgtatttgttggaatattttataatgagcaatatgttgtatttgttgaccttttcatgtgtgatgcaatattgtattataagcagtatatttagtttgttCTATATGTTGAAATAGTTATTTTAGTGTGCTTTTGACATGTAAAATGGTAGACCCAATGGGTACCCGATACCCGCTTGGTACCCAACGAGTATGGGTACAGGTATCAGATTTACCCGCGGGCACGGATACGGGTAGAGAATTCTAGCCACAACCTTGAAGTTGGCGGGCGGGTAATTGCTCTGCTCGCATCAAACCCGACAAGTTGCCATCCCTAGCTACGAAGCACGTCGCTGTCGATGCCCTTGATGCGCCACTACGGGATGTCGAGGCCGAGGCCGGCCAGCACCCTCGATGTGTTGCTGGCCCCAGATCCGCGCGCGGACGCGGGCGCGGCCGAGCTTCTCCGTCTCCGACGCGCTGCCGTACCTAAGATCTGCCGACGACCGCCGCTGGgaagctccgccgccgccgagatctACCGCCCGCCTGACGCGCCATCGCTCCCTAGATCCGTCGCGTCAACGCAGGGACGTGGCTGCCGCCGGGTTCCGCTGCCcgcccgcggcgccgccgagctcctccaTTGGCCACCATCGCCAGGAGGGAGtgaagggagggagagagccGGGAGAGGTTGAGAGAGgggtaagaaaaaaaaataaaaagtaaaatgtgAGACCcactcaaaactctatacattgTTATAGGGTGTGTAGCTTTATCTTATataacactattttttttaaggaagtAGTTTTTATAGTGCATGTCCTTAGCATCACGATCACGTAGTTTGGTGCGAAACGGAGACGCACGAGCTTGCTGAACAGTTCTTTTATAGCTGGCCTCGATCCGCCGCATTTATAGCAAGGAAATCCACTTTAGGCAAGTGGACCAGTCGAACGGTATAGCAAGACcctttttttgaaaacatatAGCAAGACTTTCTGCCATTTTAGGCCaacgagaaaaagaaaaccacaGCGCACACCGATCCCACTATCCCATATTCCCAGTGGCGCAGCGCCTTCGGTCCGCCCGCACAGCAGGAGGAATGGCTTCCTCCGCTTCCGGAAGAGGAGGactcctctcgccgccggcggtgtcGAAGGTAgtgctggcggcggtggcgcttcTGCTGTCGGCGGCGCCACAGACGCTGGCGGCGCCGTGCTACCCGCGCTTGTTCAGCTTTGGGGATTCGCTAGCGGACACGGGCAACGTCGCTTTCCTCTCCGCCAACGACCCCGGCAAGTCCTCGCTGTGGCCACCCTACGGCGAGACCTTCTTCCACCGCGCCACCGGACGATGCTCCAACGGCCGCCTCGTCATCGACTTCAtcggtacgtacgtacgcttCTCGCGACCGTCCAGCCTCTCTCTTCTGGATCTATCGATGgctcgctcgctcgatcgACCGTATTGATCTCTGAGATGCGGAATTCGCGTATTGGTGGGTACGCCGCAGCTGAAGCGCTGGGGCTGCCGTCCGTGCGGCCGTACTGGAGCGGGCAGTCCGTGGAGGACTTCGCCTACGGGGCCAACTTCGCGGTGGGCGGCGCCACGGCGCTCGGCCCGGACTTCTTCCGGGCAAGAGGGATGCCTCTTCGCAACGGTACTGTGCACCTCGACATGGAGATGAAGTGGTTCCGCGATCTGCTCGATCTGCTATGCCCCGGCGACCTCGCCGGTATGTTGGATCAATACTCACGGTCATCCTTTTCATTCCtgtttaagtttttaaattaaaatttaaatttaac
This is a stretch of genomic DNA from Oryza brachyantha chromosome 1, ObraRS2, whole genome shotgun sequence. It encodes these proteins:
- the LOC102707909 gene encoding GDSL esterase/lipase At1g28600-like isoform X1, translating into MSPSTSTRGGGGGGLLSPAAVVIAVVAVLLSAAQAREEPCYQRLFSFGDSLTDTGNFPFIFGNDSREPALRPPYGETFFRRATGRFSDGRLVVDFIADALGLPFVRPYWSGRTAGDFARGANFAVGGATALRPDFFRARGVPMADIVHLDMEMKWFRDLLGLLCPGDLSGCTGMINQSLFLVGEIGGNDYNLPLLRGVSITKIRSFTPSVIAKISSTITELIGLGAKTLLVPGNLPIGCVPNYLMIFKSDKKEDYEPETGCLRWMNEFSQYHNKLLTDELEKLRKLHPDVAIIYADYYGAAMEIYLSPEQFGIEDPLAACCGGGGQYGVSGTARCGYGEYKVCDDPQKYGSWDGFHPSEAAYKAIAIGLLRGSYTQPSIATTTNSCPQITELSSSVEYKNCRTVLHMTAVSQVIGWLLFFLLSF
- the LOC102707909 gene encoding GDSL esterase/lipase At1g28600-like isoform X2, producing the protein MSPSTSTRGGGGGGLLSPAAVVIAVVAVLLSAAQAREEPCYQRLFSFGDSLTDTGNFPFIFGNDSREPALRPPYGETFFRRATGRFSDGRLVVDFIADALGLPFVRPYWSGRTAGDFARGANFAVGGATALRPDFFRARGVPMADIVHLDMEMKWFRDLLGLLCPGDLSGCTGMINQSLFLVGEIGGNDYNLPLLRGVSITKIRSFTPSVIAKISSTITELIGLGAKTLLVPGNLPIGCVPNYLMIFKSDKKEDYEPETGCLRWMNEFSQYHNKLLTDELEKLRKLHPDVAIIYADYYGAAMEIYLSPEQFGIEDPLAACCGGGGQYGVSGTARCGYGEYKVCDDPQKYGSWDGFHPSEAAYKAIAIGLLRGSYTQPSIATTTNSCPQITELSSSVEYKVLYDL